A stretch of the Thalassotalea euphylliae genome encodes the following:
- a CDS encoding NRDE family protein: MCTLTWQLEPSGYQVFFNRDEQRSRAIAKPVAFNASLHAAYPIDPQGGGTWIALTQAGSTLCLLNNYQAQATHQPANPISRGEVILRLIAKLNDDVDGTYEEHGDITHLVKTLPLTRFAPFIVCFFPAHLNQHQGQIQQLQWDGQHLTRLPVTMPLTSSGFNISAVSAARYLYFAELMPQNTEDFLAYHASHQPQRSAFSVCMHREDAHTVSFSHVQVGEGEQLFNYYQGSPCQSLNNRDALTQLKQERLVQENLTQLQYA, from the coding sequence TTGTGTACATTAACTTGGCAACTTGAGCCCAGCGGTTATCAAGTTTTCTTTAATCGTGACGAACAGCGCAGTCGCGCTATCGCTAAGCCTGTGGCTTTTAATGCGTCGTTACATGCTGCTTACCCTATCGATCCGCAAGGTGGTGGGACTTGGATTGCACTAACTCAAGCTGGCAGTACGCTTTGTTTGTTGAATAATTACCAAGCGCAAGCCACTCATCAGCCTGCTAACCCAATTAGTCGTGGCGAAGTGATTTTACGTTTGATCGCCAAACTTAATGATGATGTTGATGGTACCTATGAAGAGCACGGTGATATTACTCACTTGGTAAAAACCTTACCGTTGACCCGATTTGCGCCTTTTATTGTGTGCTTTTTTCCCGCTCATTTAAATCAGCATCAAGGGCAAATTCAGCAACTTCAATGGGATGGTCAGCACTTAACCCGCTTACCTGTGACCATGCCGTTAACCTCATCTGGCTTTAATATCAGTGCGGTTAGCGCCGCACGTTATTTGTATTTTGCCGAGCTAATGCCGCAAAACACAGAAGATTTTCTGGCTTATCACGCGAGTCACCAGCCTCAGCGCAGTGCTTTTTCTGTTTGCATGCACCGTGAAGACGCGCATACGGTGAGTTTTAGTCATGTGCAAGTAGGCGAGGGTGAACAGTTATTCAATTACTATCAAGGTAGCCCTTGTCAAAGCCTGAACAATCGCGATGCGCTAACGCAGCTTAAGCAAGAGAGACTGGTACAAGAGAATCTAACGCAGTTGCAATATGCTTAA
- a CDS encoding LysR family transcriptional regulator, translating to MINLNLLRTFCTLVEVGHFTQTAERLFMTQSGVSQQIKKLEQSLKAQLIIREGKSFYLTQNGEQLYQQGQQLLTDANALSTSFTEDSHYQGKVSIMSPGSLGLKLYPYLLSIQKAHTELSIDYQFSSNRGIEQALTEHQLDIGLMTALPIGSDIIAQPLTQEPIVLVTPSQFEAPDWQVLQTLGFIDHPDAQHHAQLLLPANFGEFEHISQFSIRGKSNQISLILTPVALGLGFTVLPLHAASAFSEQSAIRIHHLENSVSEQVYICHHRRAQAANRVAFIKREIDAYLNADS from the coding sequence ATGATTAATCTGAACTTGCTAAGAACGTTTTGCACGCTTGTTGAGGTTGGGCATTTTACCCAGACCGCAGAGCGTTTGTTTATGACCCAATCTGGGGTTAGCCAACAGATCAAAAAGCTGGAGCAGTCGCTAAAAGCTCAGCTGATTATTCGCGAAGGAAAAAGTTTTTACCTAACCCAAAATGGCGAGCAGCTTTATCAACAAGGGCAACAACTATTAACCGATGCGAACGCCCTATCAACGAGCTTTACTGAGGATAGCCATTACCAAGGTAAGGTCTCGATAATGTCGCCCGGCAGCTTGGGGCTAAAACTGTACCCTTACCTCTTGTCGATTCAAAAAGCACACACAGAATTAAGTATTGATTATCAGTTTTCATCAAATCGTGGCATTGAACAGGCACTGACTGAACATCAGTTAGATATTGGTTTAATGACCGCCCTGCCCATTGGCAGTGATATTATCGCGCAACCATTAACCCAAGAGCCGATTGTCTTAGTGACGCCTAGCCAATTCGAAGCTCCAGATTGGCAAGTGTTACAAACGTTAGGCTTTATTGACCACCCAGATGCTCAGCATCATGCCCAGCTATTACTGCCCGCTAACTTTGGCGAGTTTGAGCATATCAGTCAGTTTTCGATACGAGGTAAGTCTAACCAAATTAGCTTAATTTTAACGCCCGTTGCGCTGGGCTTAGGCTTTACTGTATTGCCGCTACACGCAGCATCCGCATTTAGTGAGCAGAGCGCGATCCGTATTCATCACCTTGAAAACTCTGTCTCAGAGCAGGTTTATATTTGCCACCATAGACGAGCGCAAGCGGCGAATCGCGTCGCTTTTATTAAGCGAGAGATAGACGCTTATTTAAATGCAGATAGCTAA
- a CDS encoding nuclear transport factor 2 family protein encodes MAQQFTWLAGTLLALALLSAYAIAYPTTGTDLSNEQAVKRAVLDYIESQIQVKPELMARGLDKSLAKRTYWQDKNNQEKIMETSRDFMVELASWYNQQGDKFSANPRVDIEIFDIDQRVASVKLTVDDWIDYMHLYQNEHGQWKVLNVLWQYHDTSKHKS; translated from the coding sequence ATGGCTCAACAATTTACTTGGCTAGCTGGCACACTGCTAGCATTAGCTTTACTTAGTGCCTATGCGATAGCCTATCCAACAACCGGCACAGATCTATCAAACGAGCAAGCAGTTAAACGCGCCGTGCTTGATTATATTGAGTCACAGATCCAAGTTAAGCCTGAATTGATGGCGCGAGGATTAGATAAATCACTGGCAAAGCGTACCTACTGGCAGGATAAAAATAACCAAGAGAAAATCATGGAAACTAGCCGTGATTTTATGGTGGAGCTTGCCAGTTGGTATAACCAGCAAGGGGATAAGTTTTCAGCTAACCCTCGCGTCGACATTGAAATTTTCGATATTGATCAGCGTGTCGCATCGGTCAAGCTCACCGTTGACGATTGGATTGACTACATGCATTTGTACCAGAACGAACATGGGCAATGGAAGGTATTAAATGTACTGTGGCAATATCACGACACGAGTAAACATAAAAGTTAG
- a CDS encoding YncE family protein, producing the protein MSFIDLASRQIVAARATGKGPHEVAITKDGKWAVVTDYVGGNSLSVFDIANAQKVRTIDLSDYPRPHGILFLADQRRVAVSAEGADAVVIADIISGKITQALNTEQKGSHMVALNGATDKVYTTNMVSNTVSELSIPSNKLLRQIPMPKTPEAITINASGSELWVGSNQDGLVTIFDTKTGKQIKQWKDYTFPYRVLLSQDEKYAVIPDFRQNTLDIIEVESKARIKRVQFPEKTTPNGVIFAPDQRTLFMSAYDKNKVYVIQVPSGKVLFELPAGDGPDGIGYSPFTLSR; encoded by the coding sequence ATGAGCTTTATCGATCTGGCGAGTCGACAAATAGTCGCGGCTAGAGCCACAGGCAAAGGTCCTCATGAAGTGGCGATAACAAAAGATGGTAAATGGGCAGTAGTCACAGATTATGTCGGTGGCAATAGCTTGTCGGTGTTTGATATCGCAAACGCCCAAAAAGTCAGAACAATAGATTTAAGCGACTACCCAAGGCCGCACGGCATTTTATTTCTTGCTGATCAACGACGTGTTGCAGTATCAGCAGAAGGCGCGGATGCGGTGGTCATTGCCGATATTATTAGTGGCAAAATCACACAAGCGCTTAATACTGAGCAAAAAGGCTCGCACATGGTGGCACTAAACGGCGCAACCGATAAAGTTTATACAACCAATATGGTATCGAATACGGTTTCTGAGCTGTCTATTCCAAGCAATAAGCTGTTAAGACAAATCCCCATGCCAAAAACACCAGAAGCAATCACTATTAATGCCAGTGGCAGTGAGCTTTGGGTGGGCAGTAACCAAGACGGATTGGTTACCATCTTTGACACTAAAACAGGTAAACAAATCAAACAATGGAAAGATTACACCTTTCCTTACCGCGTTTTATTAAGCCAAGATGAGAAATATGCCGTCATCCCAGATTTTCGCCAAAACACACTCGATATTATTGAAGTTGAGAGTAAAGCACGGATTAAGCGAGTGCAGTTTCCAGAAAAAACCACACCAAACGGCGTAATTTTCGCCCCAGATCAGCGTACTTTGTTTATGTCTGCATATGACAAAAATAAAGTGTACGTAATTCAAGTGCCCAGCGGTAAGGTGTTGTTCGAATTGCCAGCGGGTGATGGCCCTGACGGTATTGGCTACTCACCATTTACGCTGAGCCGTTAA
- a CDS encoding DinB family protein translates to MQRDFVATVQQGIDFLSGLTQTQYTSVPDGFLSAIGGHIRHVIDHFVALEFALESSVVNYELRQRNSPIERDLAEALARLEQLKTWLLALPDSVFTQTVEVQADVGIGSDNVMSVTSTLGRELMFACSHAIHHYATMKAIHLCFGGETSEQFGIAPSTATFLRQQNNAQS, encoded by the coding sequence GTGCAGCGCGATTTTGTGGCAACGGTACAACAAGGTATCGACTTTCTTTCTGGTTTAACTCAAACACAGTACACATCTGTTCCTGATGGTTTCTTAAGTGCTATTGGTGGTCACATCCGCCATGTTATTGATCACTTTGTTGCTTTGGAATTTGCACTTGAAAGTTCTGTGGTCAATTATGAGCTACGTCAACGCAATAGCCCAATTGAACGTGACTTAGCGGAAGCGCTAGCGCGCCTTGAGCAACTAAAAACATGGTTGTTGGCGTTACCTGATAGTGTTTTTACCCAAACGGTGGAAGTGCAGGCTGATGTCGGTATTGGCAGTGACAATGTGATGTCGGTTACCAGCACGTTGGGTCGCGAGCTCATGTTTGCCTGTAGTCATGCGATTCACCACTATGCAACCATGAAAGCTATTCATCTGTGTTTCGGTGGTGAAACTTCAGAGCAGTTTGGTATTGCACCATCAACAGCAACCTTCTTACGTCAGCAAAATAACGCGCAATCATAA
- a CDS encoding GbsR/MarR family transcriptional regulator, whose protein sequence is MTQSLILHFGEMGSKWGLNRTLGQMYALIVLTEAPLNADQISECLQISRSNVSMGLKELKSWNLIKLQHIPGDRKEYFSAPSDVWEIARTLVVERRKRELDPTLSMMRDALLQEPGNDADRYVQKRVQEMHDLMEMVTLWSNELQGMSSDKLAALLKLGEGIGKLIDMKDKLLPNKKA, encoded by the coding sequence ATGACTCAATCGTTAATTCTTCACTTTGGTGAAATGGGCTCGAAATGGGGGTTAAATCGCACCCTAGGTCAAATGTATGCCCTGATTGTGTTGACCGAAGCACCACTCAATGCCGACCAAATTAGTGAGTGCCTACAAATCTCACGATCTAATGTTTCTATGGGTTTAAAAGAGCTTAAATCGTGGAACTTGATCAAGTTACAGCATATTCCCGGCGATAGAAAAGAGTATTTCTCTGCGCCTAGCGATGTTTGGGAAATTGCCCGTACTTTGGTAGTTGAACGCCGTAAACGTGAGCTTGATCCTACCTTATCAATGATGCGTGATGCCCTACTACAAGAGCCCGGTAACGACGCTGATCGCTATGTACAAAAACGTGTGCAGGAAATGCATGATCTGATGGAAATGGTCACCCTTTGGTCAAATGAGTTGCAGGGCATGTCATCAGACAAACTGGCCGCACTGCTTAAACTCGGCGAAGGTATCGGCAAACTCATTGATATGAAAGACAAGCTATTACCCAATAAAAAAGCCTAA
- a CDS encoding lactoylglutathione lyase family protein, with amino-acid sequence MANAYPRTFSHIGISVPDVEAAVKFYTEVLGWYLIMEPTEIVEDDSPIGEMCTDVFGANWKKFRIAHMATGDRIGVELFEFVNHETPDNNFEYWKTGVFHFCVQDPNLEELVEKIVAAGGKKRMAEPRYYYPGEKPYRMIYMEDPFGNILEIYSHSYELTYSAGAY; translated from the coding sequence ATGGCAAATGCCTACCCAAGAACGTTTTCACATATTGGTATTTCAGTGCCAGATGTTGAAGCTGCTGTTAAGTTTTACACTGAAGTACTCGGTTGGTACTTAATTATGGAGCCAACGGAGATCGTTGAAGACGACAGCCCAATTGGTGAAATGTGTACTGATGTGTTTGGTGCCAATTGGAAAAAGTTTCGTATTGCCCATATGGCAACTGGCGATCGTATTGGTGTTGAGTTATTTGAGTTCGTTAATCATGAAACGCCTGACAATAACTTTGAGTACTGGAAAACGGGTGTTTTCCACTTCTGTGTTCAAGATCCTAATTTAGAAGAATTGGTCGAAAAAATTGTTGCTGCCGGTGGTAAAAAGCGCATGGCTGAGCCACGTTACTACTATCCGGGTGAAAAGCCTTACCGCATGATCTATATGGAAGATCCGTTTGGTAATATCTTAGAAATTTACAGCCATAGCTATGAGTTAACTTACTCGGCAGGTGCTTATTAA
- a CDS encoding cytochrome ubiquinol oxidase subunit I: protein MLSRIQFAANISFHILFPTINIALCWILVFFKWRYNRTQDDAWLRVYRFWVRIFALTFAIGVVSGITMSFQFGTNWPGYMEKVGNIAGPLLGYEVMTAFFLEASFLSIMLFGMDRVSNRVHTIATVLVAVGTSLSAFWILVLNSWMQTPAGFEMIDGVAHVTSWYEVVFNPSMPYRLAHMLLASALTAAFLIAGISAYRLVKGDQKSSVKYALNFSVLLAAILMPLQAFVGDLHGLNTFEHQPGKVAAMEGVWQTERGAPLLLFAVPDETARTNHFEVAIPNLASLILTHEIDGEIRGLDEFKGEHPPVAPVFYSFRLMIGIGLLMLAIAWLASYQFVYKKRYPTWLLKTTVAMTFSGWLATLAGWYVTEIGRQPYLVSGVLTTKEAATGIAPENIALSLTLYLLVYGFLLIAYIKTLFVMADRAVKLEATNPKLADMQQADSTTESPSETLSEPISAQ, encoded by the coding sequence ATGTTGTCGCGAATTCAATTTGCCGCCAACATCAGTTTTCATATCTTATTTCCAACCATCAATATCGCCCTTTGTTGGATTCTTGTTTTCTTCAAATGGCGCTACAACCGTACCCAAGATGACGCTTGGCTGCGGGTATATCGGTTTTGGGTGCGGATCTTTGCGCTAACATTCGCCATTGGCGTGGTCAGCGGCATTACTATGTCTTTTCAATTTGGTACTAACTGGCCCGGCTATATGGAAAAAGTCGGCAATATTGCAGGCCCTTTACTGGGCTATGAAGTAATGACCGCCTTCTTTTTGGAAGCCTCCTTCTTGTCGATCATGCTCTTTGGCATGGACAGAGTCTCGAATCGCGTACACACCATAGCAACTGTGCTAGTCGCTGTTGGCACTAGCCTATCGGCCTTCTGGATTTTAGTACTCAACTCTTGGATGCAAACGCCCGCAGGTTTTGAAATGATCGACGGCGTAGCCCACGTAACCAGCTGGTATGAAGTGGTATTTAACCCTTCCATGCCTTATCGCCTTGCCCATATGCTACTAGCTTCGGCACTGACCGCAGCCTTTTTGATTGCTGGTATTTCCGCTTATCGCTTGGTTAAAGGGGATCAAAAGTCGTCAGTAAAATATGCACTTAACTTTTCTGTGCTACTGGCTGCTATATTAATGCCACTGCAAGCTTTTGTCGGTGATTTACATGGCTTGAATACCTTTGAACACCAGCCAGGGAAAGTCGCTGCGATGGAAGGGGTATGGCAAACTGAACGCGGCGCCCCACTACTGTTATTTGCCGTGCCAGATGAAACAGCGCGCACCAATCATTTTGAAGTGGCCATACCAAATTTAGCTAGCCTGATTCTAACGCATGAAATTGACGGTGAAATTCGTGGCCTAGATGAATTTAAGGGTGAACATCCTCCCGTCGCCCCAGTGTTTTACAGCTTTCGCTTAATGATTGGCATCGGGCTATTAATGTTAGCCATCGCTTGGCTCGCCAGTTATCAGTTTGTTTATAAAAAACGCTACCCAACATGGCTATTAAAAACTACCGTGGCCATGACCTTTTCTGGCTGGCTAGCAACACTTGCCGGCTGGTATGTCACAGAAATTGGCCGCCAACCTTATCTAGTGTCAGGTGTACTGACCACTAAAGAAGCTGCCACAGGCATCGCCCCAGAAAATATCGCCTTGTCACTTACCTTATATTTGCTGGTTTATGGCTTCTTATTAATTGCCTATATTAAAACCTTGTTTGTGATGGCAGATCGTGCCGTTAAGCTTGAAGCGACAAACCCTAAATTGGCAGATATGCAACAAGCAGATAGCACGACCGAATCGCCAAGCGAAACACTAAGCGAGCCAATAAGCGCCCAATAA
- a CDS encoding lysophospholipid acyltransferase family protein codes for MSAKHTLVNNNLKQTDSRYHLSIRNVIANKGWLKPVYWFAPLLDRLVGLKQLDKMYQRHEFQGLNKAEFTEKFIDTFELELQVPDGSLERLPKTGPAIVVANHAFGGIEGVALAHLLNKVRPDVQILANRGLSIFPELAPYFIFTNPLKSNAKGNSQSLKACLKHLKNDGMVVLFPAGRVSYPKDKHSPVSDHEWHRMVAMLAKKCQCPVLPVHISGQNRPIFYRLGLIYFRFRLLMLIREMIHSQGKKIPITIGKAINNMTHKALNNKSDQHITDLTRLLTYLQDPELVQHWPERVNPEMQPIAPAISPDLLNEEVTQLPESQQLASFKTLSTYYAKRTQVPNVIEEIRRLREENFRLVDEGSGAPQDGDDFDDSYVHLFIFDHQTKQVVGAYRMGQSDKLLAEQDAGGIYLAKMFNFNSEFINQQSPCLEMGRSFLIAEQQKSFHGLLLLFKGIGAFAKQFPQYRTLYGTVSLSTQYQPLSVMLIDQFLVKPEYRQGVAAKKPFQHQIPYELSQYLAQYGSDIDVLDWLVSQIEPDGKGLPVLVKQYHQLGAKFHCVGIDPNFANTPGLLLSVHLPDTPEKLLKLYLGKDYKEYLDFRK; via the coding sequence ATGTCAGCAAAGCACACTCTAGTAAACAACAATCTCAAACAAACAGATAGTCGCTACCATCTATCGATTCGCAATGTTATCGCCAATAAAGGCTGGCTCAAGCCAGTATATTGGTTCGCCCCTTTACTTGATCGCCTTGTTGGCCTGAAGCAGCTTGATAAGATGTATCAACGCCATGAGTTTCAAGGGCTAAACAAGGCTGAGTTTACAGAAAAGTTTATCGACACCTTTGAGCTTGAATTACAAGTGCCAGACGGTTCGCTGGAGCGACTTCCCAAAACCGGCCCTGCCATTGTTGTTGCTAACCATGCGTTTGGCGGAATTGAAGGCGTTGCTTTGGCGCACTTGTTAAATAAAGTAAGACCCGATGTGCAAATACTGGCAAACAGAGGGTTGTCGATATTTCCAGAACTCGCGCCTTATTTCATTTTTACAAATCCGCTAAAATCGAATGCAAAAGGCAATAGCCAATCACTAAAGGCCTGTTTGAAGCACCTTAAAAATGATGGCATGGTAGTGCTGTTCCCTGCTGGACGGGTAAGCTACCCGAAAGATAAGCACAGCCCAGTCAGCGATCACGAGTGGCATCGAATGGTCGCCATGTTGGCGAAAAAATGCCAGTGTCCAGTATTGCCAGTACATATCAGCGGACAAAATAGACCTATTTTTTATCGCCTTGGCTTAATATATTTTCGTTTCCGTCTGCTCATGTTGATCAGAGAAATGATCCACAGCCAAGGTAAGAAAATTCCCATTACTATCGGTAAAGCAATCAACAACATGACACATAAAGCGCTTAACAATAAATCGGATCAACACATTACTGATCTCACTCGCCTGCTAACGTACTTGCAAGATCCTGAGCTTGTTCAGCACTGGCCAGAGCGTGTTAACCCAGAAATGCAGCCTATTGCGCCAGCAATTTCACCTGATTTACTGAATGAAGAGGTTACTCAGTTACCTGAATCGCAACAATTGGCAAGCTTTAAAACTTTAAGTACTTATTATGCCAAGCGCACGCAAGTACCCAATGTTATTGAAGAAATTAGACGATTAAGAGAAGAGAACTTCCGCTTAGTCGATGAAGGCAGCGGCGCGCCGCAAGATGGTGATGACTTTGACGATAGCTATGTGCACCTGTTCATTTTTGATCACCAAACCAAGCAAGTGGTTGGTGCCTACCGTATGGGACAATCAGACAAACTGCTAGCTGAGCAAGACGCTGGCGGTATTTACCTTGCAAAAATGTTTAACTTTAATAGCGAGTTTATCAATCAGCAGTCACCTTGTTTAGAAATGGGTCGCTCATTTTTGATTGCTGAGCAGCAAAAAAGTTTTCATGGTCTGTTACTACTATTCAAAGGCATCGGTGCTTTTGCCAAACAATTTCCGCAATACCGTACGCTGTACGGCACAGTATCACTGAGCACCCAATATCAACCGCTCAGTGTCATGCTAATTGATCAGTTTTTAGTTAAGCCTGAATATCGCCAAGGAGTTGCTGCGAAAAAGCCGTTTCAGCATCAAATACCTTATGAACTTAGTCAATATTTAGCGCAATATGGTAGTGATATTGATGTATTAGATTGGCTAGTCAGCCAAATTGAACCTGATGGTAAAGGCCTGCCTGTACTGGTTAAACAATACCACCAGCTAGGTGCTAAATTTCATTGTGTTGGCATCGACCCGAACTTTGCCAACACTCCAGGCTTGTTACTTAGCGTGCACTTGCCTGATACGCCAGAAAAGCTACTTAAGCTATATCTCGGCAAAGACTACAAAGAATATTTAGATTTTCGTAAATAG
- a CDS encoding metalloregulator ArsR/SmtB family transcription factor codes for MSQTTTSNPKQRVLFLCTGNSARSQMAEAILRTKAGDYFEVFSAGTHPDGVDERTLATLTKFGLSTDNLQSKSIEDIESLAFDYVITLCDQAMQECRSFDTDGEQIAWDFPDPKSRQGVEPFTTTYTELTNRIEMFLKLNGEQGSELEVDKAQQMTLEPIVFYKCLTDDIRLKTLLLTNYFGEICVCELMEALDEESQPKVSRNLAVLKKAGVLTTRKNGQWVFYRINPELPLWAKQVVSQTLENNVELIKPDLTRLVTMDNRPDKASFCC; via the coding sequence GTGAGTCAAACTACTACATCTAACCCCAAGCAGCGTGTGTTGTTTTTATGCACTGGCAATTCAGCGCGCTCGCAAATGGCGGAAGCTATTTTGCGCACCAAAGCAGGTGATTATTTTGAAGTCTTCAGCGCTGGTACGCACCCTGACGGCGTTGACGAGCGCACTTTGGCGACACTGACTAAATTTGGCTTAAGCACTGATAATTTGCAGTCAAAGTCAATCGAGGATATTGAATCGCTAGCGTTTGATTATGTGATCACCTTATGTGATCAGGCGATGCAGGAGTGCCGCTCATTTGATACCGATGGCGAGCAAATAGCTTGGGACTTCCCTGATCCTAAGTCGCGCCAAGGCGTTGAGCCGTTTACTACAACCTATACCGAATTAACTAATCGTATTGAGATGTTTTTAAAGCTTAACGGCGAGCAGGGCAGTGAGCTGGAAGTTGATAAAGCACAGCAAATGACGCTTGAACCCATCGTTTTTTACAAATGCCTAACCGATGATATTCGCTTAAAAACCTTATTACTCACTAACTACTTTGGTGAAATTTGCGTGTGCGAGTTAATGGAAGCTTTAGACGAAGAAAGCCAGCCGAAAGTCTCACGTAACTTGGCAGTGCTTAAAAAAGCTGGCGTGTTGACGACACGTAAAAATGGTCAATGGGTGTTTTATCGTATCAACCCTGAATTGCCGCTCTGGGCGAAGCAGGTGGTTAGCCAAACCTTGGAAAACAATGTTGAGCTGATTAAGCCTGATCTCACCCGTTTAGTCACCATGGATAACCGACCAGATAAAGCGAGCTTCTGCTGTTAA
- a CDS encoding cytochrome d ubiquinol oxidase subunit II: protein MEFVTESSTVNWLPMVFIALMGLSFLVYAILDGYDLGVGVLLPTDKAAANQAARDKMIYSIGPFWDANETWLVLAIGLMLIAFPKAHSIVLQALYLPTAFMLFGLILRGVSFDFRTKAPSKDKHKWDLAFKAGSLIATLCQGYMLGRYVTAFDTSTAATLFALLSAICVTAGYCYVGAAWLVMKTEGDLQKRSAKWAIWSNRFMALGIIAVCIANLSIDPVIADKWLGFPQVFILIPLVMLFGFMFVTVELYLRKVPMADDFGCWYPFVCAIIIFTLCFCGLAYSFYPYIVPNQLTIFEAASAPASLLVIFWGAVIVLPVIIGYTIFAYKVFWGKTSQLNY from the coding sequence ATGGAGTTTGTTACAGAGAGCTCAACAGTAAACTGGTTACCTATGGTGTTTATTGCACTAATGGGCTTGTCGTTTCTGGTGTACGCCATTTTAGATGGCTACGACTTAGGCGTCGGCGTATTGCTACCCACCGACAAAGCGGCCGCCAATCAAGCCGCGCGCGATAAAATGATCTATTCAATTGGCCCGTTTTGGGATGCCAATGAAACTTGGTTAGTGTTAGCGATTGGCTTAATGTTGATCGCATTTCCCAAAGCCCATTCGATTGTGCTGCAAGCCTTGTATTTGCCCACGGCATTCATGCTATTTGGCTTGATTTTACGCGGTGTATCTTTTGATTTTCGCACCAAAGCGCCGAGTAAAGACAAGCATAAATGGGATTTGGCGTTTAAAGCCGGCTCACTTATCGCTACCCTGTGCCAAGGTTATATGCTAGGCCGCTATGTAACCGCGTTTGATACCAGTACTGCGGCAACCTTGTTCGCCCTACTCTCTGCGATTTGTGTCACCGCTGGTTACTGCTATGTTGGCGCGGCTTGGTTGGTGATGAAAACCGAAGGTGATTTACAAAAACGTTCGGCAAAATGGGCGATTTGGTCGAACCGCTTTATGGCATTAGGGATCATCGCAGTTTGTATCGCCAACCTGTCCATTGATCCTGTTATTGCCGACAAATGGTTAGGCTTTCCGCAAGTGTTTATCTTGATCCCATTAGTGATGCTGTTTGGCTTTATGTTTGTCACCGTTGAGCTTTACTTACGCAAAGTGCCGATGGCAGATGATTTTGGCTGTTGGTACCCGTTTGTTTGCGCCATCATTATTTTCACTTTGTGTTTTTGTGGCTTAGCCTACAGTTTCTATCCGTATATCGTGCCAAACCAACTGACGATTTTTGAAGCAGCCAGTGCGCCAGCGTCACTCTTAGTGATTTTCTGGGGCGCAGTGATAGTGTTGCCTGTGATTATTGGCTACACGATTTTTGCGTATAAAGTGTTTTGGGGTAAAACCAGTCAGTTAAACTATTAG
- a CDS encoding alpha/beta hydrolase family protein — MNQTQINEQTIVCSDQITLAATLFRPSSELKGAVLIGPATGIKRQFYASFASYLSDNGYGVLTFENRGIGDSNQGLLTDNTVTLQSWGEKDLTAAFEHLKAQFPDAKYHLVGHSAGGQLIGLMPNAHQLSSVFNFACSSGCLANMSLINKFKAHFFMNFFIPLNNLLFGHTKSQLVGMGEPLPKQVARQWRHWCNGSGYVKMAFGRTVHQHWYDELAMPSMWVNAVDDYIAINENVADMISVFSQMPAQTLTLDPKDHDLSEIGHMKFFSRQSQKLWPLATDWLSKHA; from the coding sequence ATGAATCAAACTCAGATTAACGAGCAAACCATCGTTTGCTCAGACCAAATAACATTGGCAGCAACTCTTTTTCGGCCAAGTAGCGAGCTCAAAGGAGCGGTATTAATTGGCCCAGCAACAGGTATTAAGCGACAATTCTACGCCAGCTTTGCCAGCTATCTCAGCGACAATGGCTATGGTGTATTAACCTTTGAAAACCGCGGTATAGGCGACTCAAATCAAGGTTTACTCACCGATAACACCGTCACTTTGCAGTCTTGGGGAGAAAAAGACTTAACCGCAGCTTTCGAACATCTCAAGGCACAATTTCCTGATGCTAAATACCACCTCGTTGGCCATAGCGCAGGTGGACAATTAATAGGCCTGATGCCCAACGCCCACCAACTAAGTTCAGTTTTTAACTTTGCCTGCTCGTCTGGTTGTTTGGCAAACATGAGCCTGATCAATAAGTTCAAAGCTCACTTTTTTATGAACTTCTTTATTCCTTTGAATAACTTGTTGTTTGGTCATACAAAGTCACAGCTTGTCGGCATGGGTGAGCCTTTACCTAAACAGGTAGCGAGACAATGGCGACACTGGTGTAACGGCAGTGGCTACGTCAAAATGGCGTTTGGGCGCACCGTTCACCAGCACTGGTATGATGAACTAGCCATGCCCTCGATGTGGGTAAATGCGGTGGATGATTACATTGCCATTAACGAAAACGTTGCTGACATGATCTCTGTTTTTAGCCAAATGCCAGCGCAAACACTCACGTTAGATCCTAAAGATCACGATCTTTCTGAAATTGGTCATATGAAGTTTTTCAGTCGCCAGTCACAAAAACTTTGGCCACTAGCAACTGATTGGCTCAGCAAACACGCGTAA